AGGGGGTTTaaaaccggggctttttttggtagcaggagctcctttgcatattaggccacacacccctgatgtagccaatcctcttaagaGCTTACAAGTAGGCTCtgttagaagagccctgtaagctcttggaggattggctacataagaggagtgtggcctaatatgcagaggagttcctgctacacaaaaagcccaaTTTAAAACAGAAGACTGGATGTGATAAGAAGAtagggttgtgtgtgtgggggggatgccATTGAAACAGCAACAGAAGATTAAATCATTATGAAATTGCCCCAGATGCTTCAAGTACTTTTTTAgattccccccctccaatttttgaaaatttttgaCTCAGAAGAGTCTCTGAGGCAAAAGGCCCTGCATTCTGTAGAAAGCCTGATACTGAAGATCGCTCTGTCTTTTCTCTTTCCACAGGTGGTGATGTCAGCCGAAGCCACAGCAGACTCGGTCCCACCTCCTGAGGCCTGTGCTCCACTGGTCCCAACCCAGCAGCGCCGGGATGGCGGGGGTGGGGTAGCAGGTGCAACCTTTGATCTCAAACCTCTGAACCCCAGCAGCAAGTATGTGAAACTGAACGTAGGAGGGTCCCTCCATTACACCACCGTGCAGACCCTCACCAAGCAAGACACCATGCTGAAGGCCATGTTCAGTGGCAGGATGGAAGTGCTGACGGATAGTGAAGGTATTTCTTAATTGTTTGTTTGCTCCACCCTGTAGCTGGTTTGTGGGACAGGAAAGCCAGTAAGCTATCTTAAGTAAATAAAGTGTAGAGGCCAGGCAGGAACTCCACTTAGTTGCAAAATGGAGCCCGCTCTGTGAATCACATCTGCTGTCCAGTATGGCAGAGGGAGAACTATAAACATTTCAGGTTTTAACCAAACAACTTCTGGGTTCTCtgcacacacatgaaagcttTGATGGGTTGGAGAAATTTTTTCTTATAAACTTCCACTATTCATTTTACATATTCAGATGTAACTCTGAACTGTTTCCCATCTAGATGGGTTAAGTAAATATTTATAGCTTCAAATTCATAAAGTTAAAGATTGTTGGGTAATGTTGTTCCCTGATTTTTTCAAATAACCATGAAGATTTTGAAGCTGAAATCTAGGTAAGAGCACAAGGGTTTTTGTGACAAGTCGCCTCCTGATATTTTTGAAGTCTTTTTGGTATGTGATTGTTGCTGAAATATTTCAGTGGGTGATTTTTTAAATAATGGATTTGTTTTACATTCTTTGTGGGTATTGTAAGGCTGTTCTGAGAAGTCTTATATGGAATATCTGGATGAAAATAAGATGagaaaaatcaagaaaaatattTCCCCCCTGAATACCCAAGAAGCAATCTTGGCTGTTGATGCCTTGTTCCAGTGACCAAAAGACCAGCTGACCATCTTTGACATGGCTCTTGTTGGAAATTAGGTCCTAATTATCCAGCGAATGGCAGGAAGCCTGGCTTAATTTTTTCCTTTACTGATCAGTCTTTTtctgagaggcaggaagggctcaGCCGCTGTTCCTTTCCTCTTGTCTCTTACCAGCTGGTTTCCCTCTGTCCCATGGCATtcctttattttaatttatagcCTATGCAGTCCCGAAGGCTTGTAATTATTTACAATGAGTCATCTGTGTACTTAGCACTTCATAGAGCAATGCACACAGGACCCAGAATAACTAGgaaaaaaacataaacaaaacCTTGATACATTCCCTGAGCATTCAGTTTAAATTTTGCCAGTGGGAATATGAGCATTGGCTTTTTTAAGAGGTCATATTTAGAGGACAAGATCTGAAGATCACATTGGCTGTGTATGGCATTCTGGCAGTATTGCAGTTCATAAAGTTCAGGAGCAGACATTAATCAGGGGaggggctctggctcagtggaaggacctctgctttgcatgcagaaggtacccagcatctccagtgtaAAAAAAGAACTAGCTACAAGGTGATGTGAAACCTTTGCCTGAgaacctggaaagccactgccagcctgagtagacaataatgacttttATAGGCTGGTGGTCTGATTCGGAGTAAGGTAGTTTCATGGTTACAGAAGCAAGTAGGTTTAGCAAAGCTAAATGAAACCAAAGGTCCATTTTGTTCAACATGAtttttcatacagtggccagctcCAGTAACCCAGGAAGGACCACAGGTTTAATGCTAAGGCCTAGGCTTCCCCTTCGTCCCCACCCCACCAGtgactggtattcagaggtctaCTGGCTCTGAACATGGAGCCTTTGGCCATTATGGCAGATAGCCATTGATAGAACTGTCCTCGATGAATATTTCCAATCCATGTGTTGGGGAATTTTAAAACTCCCTAAGCTAGTGCTCCTCACTGTTTTGTGTTAGTGAATGTTGGATGAAGGAGTTGTTTCTTCTGCCTATCCTGAATCTCCTGCCTGTTGATTTCACTGACAAATTTATGCAGGCAAACGCTAGTCTTATGTTCAGCTATTTTGAAAAACAGAATTATCCCTTGAACTTCATAGCAGAAGCTCTGTAACAAAGAGATTCTTCCTATCATAGTTCAAATGCAGTTGAAATTTTGTATTTCAGAGACGAAAGGTCAGGTACTTCtttaaatccacccccccccaccaagttcTGTGCCAGTTTTATCATTTGCCCTTCAGAATGTCATTCTTAATGGTACAAGCCAAAAACTGTGGCAACAGACACACAGAATGTAACTATGACTaataatataaaacagttaacTGGAGTATTGCTAGTTATATGTAGGATTGTTTTTGCAACATCATAAGCAGAATTAACTATAGAAATAGTAATATTTGAGTTTTCTTTCTCTTAGTCTACTACAAAACCAAGCAATCTTAAGCCGGATGTGAAACAGGGATGCCTTCTTGTTGCTGTTCTCCACTCCTCTTCTGGTGGGTCTATAAACATCCATTTGCTCTTGCCAGGCTGGATCTTGATTGATAGAAGTGGGCGCCATTTTGGAACCATCCTGAATTACTTGCGAGACGGTTCAGTGTCTCTCCCCGAGTCCCAGCGGGAGTTGGAAGAGGTGCTGTCTGAGGCCCGCTACTACCTGATTCAAGGCTTAGTGGAGGACTGCCAGCTGGCACTCCAGGTGAGCATCTCCCTGCTAAGAAATCACAGGAAGTTTAGAATCTCATGCTGTGTTTTTAAAGGGCAGAACAGCAGCTTCTGAGTCGCCTAATGAGGCTGCAGTGCGCAACTTGCatgtctttctcttttttcccccttccctgctcAGCAAAAGAGCGAAGCCTTTGACCCTCTCTGCCACATCCCCATGGTGACGTCTCCAAAGGAAGAGCAGCAGATCATCTCAAGTTGTTCCAAGGTAAAGCAGTTGTGGAATTGTGTGGGGTGGAGTCCCAGGAAGGTTGTGTTTGTCAGTGCAGAGAAGGGGAGCTTGCTGGGCTTGTATATTCGGGACCAACACAGCAGTTTTGCTGAAGAACAGATAGCATGGGAAGCTGTCCAATATGTCTCCATCCATTTAGGCATAGCTTAGGGGTCCCCAATGTagcacccactgacacctttcctggggcCTGCTAAAAAGTGGGTGGGACAGGTGTGCATTTGTACAGCTGGGCTTCTGATTGCCCATTAGAAATCTGATTGGCTACAGAGACTTCTAAGATGATATTTTGGTGGCGCCTGCCACCACAACTCAAGGATCTTCaccgtgtgactgaaggtaagctgtgtgcatgcaagaaaatatttttaattgtatGCTCATTTTAAATGATGtcctgttaagcagagcttctgccaaAAATGTTAAAGAGTTACTACTAATGTTACTGACATTttctggctggctctgcctcattTGGCATCCATTGCCTGGTTGTGCCCACCACTGTATTTCAGAATTGCATAGTTGCCCTCAGGCTCAGAAAGGTGGGGGACTCCTGCAGTGGTGTATCCCTTGCCTTGAAGAGTGGGCAAGGTGCAGGTTTTGTGAGACCCCAGCAGCTTGGCTGGTTAGCAAAACAGGAGGCTAAAAAACAACTTGCATGCAGCAAGCTCAAAACACAGCAGTAGTAAAGGAACAGAAACCACTCTCCTTTGCTTTCTTTTAGGAAACGTCTGCTGTGTTTCCTTTATCTGTGTGTTTTTCTCTCCTTTGCTTAGCCTGTGGTGAAATTGCTGCATAACAGAAGCAACAACAAGTATTCGTATACAAGGTAAGGcacatttttatttacattatttatagtccaactTTTGCACTGGGGCTCAAGACAGATTATACAGAGTGGTTCATTACAATCAACAAAATGTAGCTTTCAAGAAACAATGTAGGACTATTAAGGTTGTAGAAGTCCGGAACCAACCAAAAAAATCTAAAAGATAGAACTGAAGTAAAGCACAGTATAaatattaatatatttatttatttaggcaatttatatttTACCCTTTCCCAAAACGGGCTCAGGGTAGATCACaccattctaaaaacagtataaaacaacagttaaaaaccaaatcaATGTAATCAATACAATTTGTTAAAGCGTAATAAGTTATAAATAGCGGCTCAGTTGGGCACGTTATATAAACTGAGAGTCTAAAACAGGAGATAGAGTAAAATTCATATTACAGCAGAGATGGTACCATAGCATAGGGCCAGCCAATGGAATATTAAGTGACATGTTAAGTGATGCAAAGATTACATGGCAGGAGCCAACTTAGAGCACACAATTGCACGCAGTAGTGCAGACCACAGTCCCTAGTCATTTATCCGAGTAATTTTGTTTTGTGGGAGAATTTGGTGTATTTCTTGCATCTCCTGTTTATCCACAGCAGATATTCTCACGTTTTTGCTGGTAATGGTGCAGCTTGGAGACTTACCAAGAAATTTTCTGCCCTCATCCctgttctctctcttcctcacCCTCATCTAGTAACTCCGATGACAACTTGCTGAAGAACATTGAACTCTTTGACAAACTCGCTCTGCGGTTCAACGGACGGGTGCTCTTCATCAAAGATGTCCTGGGAGACGAGATCTGCTGCTGGTCTTTCTATGGGCAGGGCCGCAAGATCGCCGAAGTCTGTTGCACCTCTATCGTGTACGCCACTGAGAAGAAACAGACTAAGGTAACTCACCGTGTATTGTTCCTTGCCATCTCAAGTACTCAGTTTGTAGTAAGAGAGAGCACTTGCTTTTCCAGTTGATAACTGGAACTCTTAATAGGACCCCTCTCTTTATTTGAATTAGTGTTGGGTAGATTAAAGCTTTATAAGCTGTCCCACAAATCCATGAGTAGGTACAAAAAGCAAACCTTTTGAAGAgatcagcatttttaaaaaacagtttaaaTTTAGTTAATGTATTCCAAGAAATGTACAATCTCTTAGTTTATTTTGTCTGCCTGCAACCATGTCAAATTTTATGAGGCCTCCACCCCAGTTGATGGACTTGCTATGGTCCATCGTTTTTGTTGTTTGGCTTGTTGCAGTATTGAGGTGTGGATGATTTTGCTTTTTAGACTTTCCATGCAGCTAGAATTATTTCTGTATTCCTATTTATAAGGATTAGGATAAATGTTCTCATTTTCTTTGGGTTGGTattggtattggggtgggacagaaacagtcctggtcgccctcatggatgacctccgacgacaactggatcgaggcggctcggcggtattgctgttgctagacctatcggctgcgttcgatatggtcgaccatcggctgctgacccgccgcctcgccgacgcaggaattcgggggctagccttacagtggctctcctcctttcttgatggtcggggacaaagggtggcaattgggggggagctgtctcagaggtacccacttcattgtggagtgcctcagggagcagttctctccccgatgctgtttaacatctttatgcgcccccttgcccagattgcacggaggtacgggctgggttgtcatcaatatgcggatgacacccagctctatctactgatgggcgaccgggctggtgatgtccctgcaaattt
The sequence above is a segment of the Heteronotia binoei isolate CCM8104 ecotype False Entrance Well chromosome 15, APGP_CSIRO_Hbin_v1, whole genome shotgun sequence genome. Coding sequences within it:
- the KCTD13 gene encoding BTB/POZ domain-containing adapter for CUL3-mediated RhoA degradation protein 1; the protein is MSAEATADSVPPPEACAPLVPTQQRRDGGGGVAGATFDLKPLNPSSKYVKLNVGGSLHYTTVQTLTKQDTMLKAMFSGRMEVLTDSEGWILIDRSGRHFGTILNYLRDGSVSLPESQRELEEVLSEARYYLIQGLVEDCQLALQQKSEAFDPLCHIPMVTSPKEEQQIISSCSKPVVKLLHNRSNNKYSYTSNSDDNLLKNIELFDKLALRFNGRVLFIKDVLGDEICCWSFYGQGRKIAEVCCTSIVYATEKKQTKVEFPEARIFEETLNILIYETPRVPDKALLEATGGVAGGGGGLLRAGDDEDGREHRVRRIHVRRHIMHDERPHGHQAVFKD